The following proteins are encoded in a genomic region of Gemmatimonadaceae bacterium:
- a CDS encoding biopolymer transporter ExbD — MGMSAGGGGSVKAEPNVTPMIDVMLVLLIIFMIVVPQIAAGFKATPPKGQNIKAHPEDENADQVLGIDKDGLYYLNKKPINNADLEQLVKQIYDARTIDKIMYVKADAGLPYYKVQDALDVIAKGGVRLSGLITDQTPGTESTVPGDSPKGGANPLDLSGGKK; from the coding sequence ATGGGGATGTCCGCAGGCGGCGGGGGCTCGGTCAAGGCCGAGCCCAACGTCACCCCGATGATCGACGTCATGCTCGTGCTCCTGATCATCTTCATGATCGTGGTGCCGCAGATTGCCGCTGGCTTCAAGGCGACCCCGCCGAAGGGCCAGAACATCAAGGCGCACCCCGAGGATGAGAATGCCGACCAGGTGCTGGGCATCGACAAGGACGGCCTGTACTACCTGAACAAGAAGCCGATCAACAACGCGGATCTTGAGCAGCTCGTGAAGCAGATCTACGACGCCCGCACGATCGACAAGATCATGTACGTGAAGGCGGACGCCGGACTGCCGTACTACAAGGTGCAGGATGCGCTCGACGTCATTGCCAAGGGAGGCGTCCGCCTCTCCGGCCTGATCACGGACCAGACCCCTGGCACCGAATCGACCGTTCCCGGCGACTCACCGAAGGGCGGGGCGAACCCGCTCGACCTGAGCGGAGGGAAGAAGTAA
- a CDS encoding biopolymer transporter ExbD codes for MAMSAGDSEGGLTNDINVTPMIDVLLVLLIIFMVIVPMARKTIDVQLPDPTPQPTPPGPPPQNIVLTVMEGGKFKVNAEEQPKANLGKRLKEIYDPRPDKLIFIKGDSNAVYQDVIFAMDVARGAGVKVIGHMPKTAQ; via the coding sequence ATGGCGATGAGCGCAGGGGACTCCGAAGGTGGCCTGACGAACGACATCAACGTCACGCCGATGATCGACGTGCTGCTCGTGCTCCTGATCATCTTCATGGTCATCGTCCCGATGGCCCGCAAGACGATCGACGTGCAGCTCCCCGACCCGACACCGCAGCCCACCCCGCCGGGGCCGCCGCCGCAGAACATCGTGCTGACGGTCATGGAAGGGGGCAAGTTCAAGGTCAATGCGGAAGAGCAGCCGAAGGCCAACCTCGGCAAGCGCCTGAAGGAGATCTACGATCCCCGTCCGGACAAGCTGATCTTCATCAAGGGCGACTCGAACGCCGTGTACCAGGACGTGATCTTCGCCATGGACGTCGCTCGCGGCGCCGGCGTGAAGGTCATCGGCCACATGCCGAAGACGGCGCAGTAA
- a CDS encoding amino acid permease: protein MPKPSGGRAAVLPSPATGGRMFSAPGFVAALTRTDGAMLVAGSMIGAGIFVVSADIARSVSSPFWLLMAWVLTGAMTMAGALSLAELAAVLPRAGGRYVFLEQSMGPAMGLLFRWTLFVVIQTRTIAAGAVAFGPLPDSLFPRTAWLGVTVAARGVKETTRNLPRALLRGTGRVTLQYVICNMARLPVLPGRPVQLLARRNQSIVA, encoded by the coding sequence ATGCCGAAGCCCAGTGGGGGTCGCGCTGCCGTCCTGCCGTCGCCAGCGACGGGCGGACGGATGTTCAGCGCGCCGGGCTTCGTTGCCGCACTGACCCGCACGGATGGCGCGATGCTCGTCGCGGGCTCGATGATCGGGGCAGGCATCTTCGTCGTCTCAGCCGACATCGCGCGGTCCGTGTCGTCGCCGTTCTGGCTGCTGATGGCGTGGGTCCTCACCGGCGCGATGACCATGGCCGGCGCGCTCTCGCTCGCCGAGCTGGCTGCGGTGTTGCCCCGTGCGGGCGGCCGGTATGTCTTCCTCGAGCAATCGATGGGCCCAGCGATGGGCCTTCTTTTCAGGTGGACGTTGTTCGTCGTGATACAGACCCGCACGATCGCTGCGGGTGCGGTCGCCTTCGGGCCGCTTCCCGACTCGCTGTTCCCGCGCACGGCGTGGCTCGGCGTCACCGTCGCGGCCCGCGGGGTGAAGGAGACCACGCGCAACCTGCCGCGGGCCCTGCTCCGCGGCACGGGCCGGGTGACCCTGCAGTACGTGATCTGCAACATGGCGCGCCTCCCGGTGTTGCCCGGACGTCCCGTCCAGCTGCTGGCGCGCCGCAATCAGTCGATCGTCGCCTGA
- a CDS encoding sodium-translocating pyrophosphatase — translation MNASQSSLLGIIIGGSVIALVFAGFLARWVLAQGTGTDKMRAISDAIQEGAEAYLSRQNKTISVLAIVVAALLFVGYGLLRSTTPSDPVSDPKVLALFVTLSFFLGALSSGIAGYMGMWVSIRTNIRVASAAMQSLNAALQTALRGGAVSGLFTVSMSLLGVGGLFAIITLLAPEGVTAEQWAPKIPFLIVGYGFGASFVALFAQLGGGIYTKAADVGADLVGKVEAGIPEDDPRNPAVIADLVGDNVGDCAGRGADLFESTAAENIGAMILGVALFKFFGINGILFPLVIGALGLLCSVVGVMTVSTKEDADPMDALNRGYYITAALVTVMFFLACRWLLATPEAPDAWKSFFACGVIGIVTSIAFVFITQYYTEYRYRPVLSIADASNTGPATNIIMGLAVGMESTVLPVITIGIALLASFMIGQGSGLMENGVAVGGLFGTAVATMGMLGTAGYILAMDVFGPITDNAGGIVEMSQQPPEIRDKTDRLDSVGNTTKALTKGYAIGSAALAAFLLFSAYLDEVKNMTGSPLSVDLSKPQVFVAALLGGMLVFWFSSLAMKAVSTAAQSVITEVRRQFREKPGIMLGTDKPDYAACVDIVTKGALRAMVLPGALVVSFPIIVGVVFKWLGAPGERLGAEAVAGFLMISTVVGILMAGFLNNAGGAWDNAKKYIETGAFGGKKSDAHKAAVVGDTVGDPFKDTAGPSLHVLIKLLSTITLVMAPLFI, via the coding sequence ATGAACGCTTCGCAGTCCTCACTGCTCGGCATCATCATCGGGGGCAGCGTGATCGCCCTCGTGTTTGCCGGCTTCCTCGCGCGCTGGGTGCTGGCGCAGGGCACCGGCACCGACAAGATGCGGGCGATCTCCGATGCGATCCAGGAAGGCGCGGAGGCCTACCTGTCGCGGCAGAACAAGACCATCTCGGTGCTGGCGATCGTGGTCGCCGCGCTGCTCTTCGTGGGCTACGGGCTGCTGCGCAGCACGACGCCCTCGGACCCGGTGTCCGACCCGAAGGTGCTGGCCCTGTTCGTCACGCTGTCGTTCTTTCTCGGCGCCCTCAGCTCGGGCATCGCCGGCTACATGGGCATGTGGGTCTCGATCCGGACCAACATCCGCGTGGCGAGCGCGGCGATGCAGTCGCTGAACGCCGCGCTGCAGACGGCGCTCCGCGGCGGTGCGGTGTCCGGCCTCTTCACCGTGTCGATGTCGCTGCTCGGCGTCGGTGGCCTGTTCGCCATCATCACCCTGCTGGCCCCCGAGGGCGTCACGGCGGAGCAGTGGGCGCCGAAGATCCCGTTCCTGATCGTGGGCTACGGCTTCGGGGCGAGCTTCGTCGCGCTCTTCGCCCAGCTCGGTGGCGGCATCTACACCAAGGCGGCGGACGTCGGCGCCGACCTGGTGGGCAAGGTGGAAGCCGGCATCCCCGAGGATGACCCGCGCAACCCGGCCGTGATCGCGGACCTCGTCGGTGACAACGTCGGCGACTGCGCCGGCCGCGGCGCCGACCTGTTCGAGTCCACCGCCGCCGAGAACATCGGCGCGATGATCCTTGGCGTGGCGCTGTTCAAGTTCTTCGGCATCAACGGCATCCTGTTCCCCCTCGTCATCGGCGCGCTCGGCCTGCTCTGCTCCGTGGTCGGTGTCATGACCGTCAGCACGAAGGAAGATGCGGACCCGATGGATGCGCTGAACCGTGGCTACTACATCACGGCCGCGCTGGTGACGGTGATGTTCTTCCTCGCCTGCCGGTGGCTGCTCGCCACGCCGGAGGCGCCGGACGCCTGGAAGAGCTTCTTCGCCTGTGGCGTGATCGGCATCGTGACCTCCATCGCCTTCGTGTTCATCACGCAGTACTACACCGAGTACCGGTACCGTCCCGTGCTCTCGATCGCCGACGCCAGCAACACCGGTCCGGCGACGAACATCATCATGGGCCTGGCGGTCGGCATGGAGTCCACCGTGCTGCCGGTGATCACGATCGGCATCGCGCTGCTGGCGAGCTTCATGATCGGGCAGGGCAGTGGCCTGATGGAGAACGGCGTGGCGGTGGGCGGCCTGTTCGGCACCGCCGTGGCGACGATGGGCATGCTGGGCACAGCCGGCTACATCCTCGCGATGGACGTCTTCGGTCCGATCACGGACAACGCCGGCGGCATCGTGGAGATGTCGCAGCAGCCGCCCGAGATCCGCGACAAGACCGACCGTCTCGACTCGGTGGGCAACACCACCAAGGCGCTCACGAAGGGCTACGCCATCGGCTCCGCCGCACTGGCGGCGTTCCTGCTGTTCTCGGCGTACCTGGACGAGGTGAAGAACATGACCGGCTCCCCGCTCAGCGTGGACCTGTCGAAGCCCCAGGTGTTCGTGGCGGCGCTGCTCGGCGGCATGCTGGTGTTCTGGTTCTCGTCGCTGGCGATGAAGGCCGTCTCCACGGCCGCGCAGTCGGTCATCACCGAGGTGCGCCGCCAGTTCCGCGAGAAGCCGGGCATCATGCTCGGCACCGACAAGCCGGACTACGCAGCCTGCGTGGACATCGTGACCAAGGGCGCGCTGCGGGCGATGGTGCTGCCGGGGGCGCTGGTGGTCAGCTTCCCGATCATCGTGGGCGTGGTCTTCAAGTGGCTCGGTGCGCCGGGCGAGCGCCTCGGCGCCGAGGCGGTGGCCGGGTTCCTGATGATCTCGACGGTGGTCGGCATCCTGATGGCTGGCTTCCTGAACAATGCCGGCGGTGCGTGGGACAACGCCAAGAAGTACATCGAGACCGGCGCCTTCGGTGGCAAGAAGAGCGACGCGCACAAGGCGGCCGTCGTCGGCGACACGGTGGGTGACCCCTTCAAGGACACCGCCGGCCCGTCGCTGCACGTGCTGATCAAGCTGCTCAGCACGATCACGCTCGTCATGGCGCCGCTGTTCATCTGA
- a CDS encoding amino acid permease, whose product MSLLQRKPIAGASESSGMKRTLGVSDLVLLSIGAVIGAGIFASLGTAAAGEVLKDGTVVRYGAGPALVVSFVLLGVVCGLAALCYAELAAMIPAAGSAYAYSYATLGELVAWIIGWDLILEYAVGNVAVAIAWSGYFDSLLSGFGIHLPIWLTHGYFQAMKSTVPAVQQAIVDAPHIAGIPVLLNLPAFLIVAAITWLLCRGVKESARANAVMVGIKLLVLTLFVVVGSMHIDPANYHPFAPNGWKGIHQGAAIVFFAYIGFDAVSTAGEETIDPQRNLPRGILLGLGICTLIYVIVGAVATGMVPYSQLLGADPLAKALTLAGLSTASWIVSAGAVVSMAAVLLVFQYGQPRIFYAMARDGLLPPFAAKLHPKYRTPHVTTIITGVCVALGGLVADDAATYDLTNIGTLAAFMLVCLGVLALRIREPDRHRPFKVPFVWPVAGGGALACLYVMRGLPASAWQAFGIWLLIGLVLYFAYGYRNSVLRTGRELPKVPELEGPSH is encoded by the coding sequence ATGTCATTGCTGCAGCGGAAGCCGATCGCCGGCGCGAGCGAGAGTTCGGGCATGAAGCGCACGCTCGGCGTGAGTGACCTCGTCCTGCTCTCGATCGGGGCCGTGATCGGTGCCGGCATCTTCGCCTCCCTCGGCACGGCCGCCGCCGGCGAGGTGCTCAAGGACGGCACCGTCGTCCGGTACGGTGCGGGGCCGGCGCTCGTCGTCAGCTTCGTGCTGCTCGGCGTCGTCTGCGGACTGGCCGCGCTCTGCTATGCCGAGCTGGCGGCGATGATCCCGGCCGCCGGCAGTGCCTACGCGTACTCGTACGCCACCCTGGGCGAGCTGGTCGCGTGGATCATCGGCTGGGACCTGATCCTGGAGTACGCGGTCGGCAACGTGGCGGTGGCGATCGCCTGGAGCGGCTACTTCGACTCGCTCCTGAGCGGCTTCGGGATCCACCTGCCCATCTGGCTCACGCACGGCTACTTCCAGGCGATGAAGAGCACCGTGCCGGCCGTGCAGCAGGCGATCGTCGACGCCCCGCACATCGCCGGCATTCCCGTGCTCCTCAACCTCCCCGCCTTCCTCATCGTCGCGGCGATCACATGGCTGCTCTGCCGCGGCGTGAAGGAGAGCGCGCGGGCGAATGCCGTGATGGTCGGCATCAAGCTGCTGGTGCTGACGCTGTTCGTGGTGGTGGGGTCCATGCACATCGACCCGGCCAACTACCACCCGTTCGCCCCCAATGGCTGGAAGGGGATCCACCAGGGCGCCGCGATCGTGTTCTTCGCCTACATCGGCTTCGACGCCGTGAGCACCGCCGGCGAGGAGACCATCGATCCCCAGCGGAACCTGCCGCGCGGCATCCTCCTCGGGCTGGGCATCTGCACGCTGATCTACGTGATCGTCGGCGCCGTCGCGACCGGCATGGTGCCGTATTCGCAGCTGCTCGGTGCCGATCCGCTGGCCAAGGCGCTGACGCTGGCCGGCCTGAGCACGGCGAGCTGGATCGTCTCGGCCGGCGCCGTGGTCTCGATGGCGGCGGTGCTGCTCGTGTTCCAGTACGGGCAGCCGCGGATCTTCTACGCGATGGCGCGCGACGGGCTGCTGCCGCCGTTCGCGGCCAAGCTGCACCCCAAGTACCGCACGCCGCACGTGACGACGATCATCACCGGCGTGTGCGTCGCCCTCGGCGGCCTGGTGGCCGACGATGCCGCGACGTATGACCTGACCAACATCGGCACCCTGGCGGCGTTCATGCTGGTGTGCCTCGGCGTGCTGGCCCTGCGGATCCGGGAGCCGGACCGTCATCGCCCGTTCAAGGTGCCCTTCGTCTGGCCGGTGGCTGGCGGCGGCGCACTGGCCTGCCTGTACGTGATGCGCGGCCTGCCGGCGAGTGCCTGGCAGGCGTTCGGCATCTGGCTCCTGATCGGCCTCGTGCTCTATTTCGCGTACGGATACCGGAATTCCGTCCTGCGCACCGGCCGCGAGCTGCCCAAGGTGCCGGAGCTCGAAGGCCCGTCCCACTGA
- a CDS encoding cation:dicarboxylase symporter family transporter codes for MSFLKKLSLTQWIIVSMIVGTLIGWLFPEFGQSLKLLSTIFLRMIKSVIVPLLFSTLVIGIAGHGDDMKKVGRLALRSIIYFEVVTTLALAVGLIAVNLVKPGEGVSLGAANAADAKEFTTTTPTLSGVLEHTVPQSFFEAAAKNEVLQIVFFSVLFGIALARVPGKPRQVMLDFCESLSEVMFKFVGIVMAFAPIGIAGAIAATVGRSGLAVLLTLLKLVLTLYGALAVFILLVLIPVVLLARVPLAAFVKQVKASALMAFSTASSEAALPGAMQAMEKLGVPKRIVAFVMPTGYSFNLDGSTLYLAVASIFVAQAANIDMPLKTQLLMMLTLMLTSKGVAAVPRASLVILSGALTTFGLPLEGVALILGVDAVMDMARTSVNLVGNCLATVVMARWEGEFDDGAAAAVLQPQSA; via the coding sequence ATGTCGTTCCTGAAGAAGCTGTCGCTCACGCAGTGGATCATCGTCTCCATGATCGTCGGGACGCTGATCGGCTGGCTCTTCCCGGAGTTCGGGCAGAGCCTGAAGCTGCTGTCCACGATCTTCCTGCGGATGATCAAGTCCGTCATCGTGCCGCTGCTCTTCAGCACCCTCGTGATCGGCATCGCCGGCCACGGCGACGACATGAAGAAGGTCGGGCGGCTGGCCCTGCGGTCGATCATCTATTTCGAGGTCGTCACCACGCTGGCGCTCGCGGTCGGCCTGATCGCGGTGAACCTCGTCAAGCCCGGCGAGGGCGTCTCGCTGGGCGCGGCGAACGCGGCGGATGCCAAGGAGTTCACGACCACCACCCCGACGCTGTCCGGCGTGCTCGAGCACACCGTGCCGCAGAGCTTCTTCGAGGCGGCGGCGAAGAACGAGGTGCTGCAGATCGTGTTCTTCAGCGTCCTCTTCGGGATCGCGCTGGCGCGCGTGCCGGGCAAGCCCCGCCAGGTGATGCTCGACTTCTGCGAGTCACTCAGCGAGGTGATGTTCAAGTTCGTGGGCATCGTGATGGCGTTCGCGCCGATCGGCATTGCCGGGGCGATCGCGGCGACCGTGGGGCGCTCGGGACTGGCCGTGCTGCTCACCCTGCTCAAGCTCGTGCTCACGCTCTACGGTGCGCTGGCCGTCTTCATCCTGCTCGTCCTGATTCCCGTCGTGCTGCTGGCACGGGTGCCGCTCGCCGCCTTCGTGAAGCAGGTGAAGGCCTCGGCGCTGATGGCATTCTCCACCGCCAGTTCCGAGGCCGCGCTCCCCGGCGCCATGCAGGCAATGGAGAAGCTGGGCGTGCCGAAGCGGATCGTGGCGTTCGTCATGCCCACGGGCTACAGCTTCAACCTCGACGGCAGCACGCTCTACCTGGCCGTGGCGAGCATCTTCGTCGCGCAGGCCGCCAACATCGACATGCCACTGAAGACCCAGCTGCTGATGATGCTGACGCTGATGCTGACGTCGAAGGGCGTGGCGGCCGTGCCGCGGGCATCGCTGGTCATCCTCTCCGGCGCGCTGACCACCTTCGGGCTGCCGCTCGAGGGCGTGGCGCTTATCCTCGGAGTCGATGCCGTGATGGACATGGCCCGCACCAGCGTGAACCTCGTCGGCAACTGCCTGGCGACGGTCGTGATGGCGCGGTGGGAAGGGGAGTTCGACGATGGCGCCGCTGCCGCCGTGCTGCAGCCGCAATCCGCGTAG
- a CDS encoding zinc metallopeptidase, with translation MKWDDNGPSQDLEDRRGERAGGGGGFRLGGGRVGIGGFLVLLVLSVVFKTDLTGALGAGGGAPMPSAEPSGPPRPPAQTSAEEETLVKFMSFVLDDAQANWEKVFTQGGAEYRRARLVLFRDAVNTGCGAAQSASGPFYCPADEKVYVDLGFYDELRRRFGAPGDFAQAYVLAHEIGHHVQNVLGTERQMRQMQQRNPGARNELSVRLELQADCYAGIWGRHAQQQGRLQPGDIEEALGAASAVGDDRISEMTGSAIRPESFTHGSAAQRMTWFRRGFDTGTVDACDTFSR, from the coding sequence ATGAAGTGGGACGACAACGGTCCGAGCCAGGACCTCGAAGACCGCCGCGGCGAACGAGCCGGCGGTGGTGGTGGCTTCCGGCTGGGTGGCGGGCGCGTCGGCATCGGTGGGTTCCTCGTGCTGCTCGTCCTGAGCGTCGTCTTCAAGACCGACCTCACCGGCGCACTCGGCGCGGGAGGCGGAGCCCCGATGCCATCGGCTGAGCCGAGCGGCCCGCCACGGCCCCCGGCCCAGACGTCGGCGGAAGAGGAGACCCTCGTCAAGTTCATGTCCTTCGTGCTCGATGACGCGCAGGCCAACTGGGAGAAGGTCTTCACCCAGGGCGGCGCGGAGTACCGGCGCGCCCGGCTGGTGCTCTTCCGGGATGCAGTGAACACTGGCTGTGGCGCGGCCCAGTCCGCCTCCGGCCCCTTCTACTGCCCGGCTGACGAAAAGGTCTACGTGGACCTGGGCTTCTACGACGAACTCCGGCGGCGGTTCGGCGCGCCCGGGGACTTCGCCCAGGCCTACGTGCTCGCGCACGAGATCGGCCATCACGTGCAGAACGTGCTCGGGACCGAGCGCCAGATGCGGCAGATGCAGCAGCGGAACCCCGGCGCGCGCAACGAGCTCTCGGTCCGGCTCGAGTTGCAGGCGGACTGCTACGCCGGCATCTGGGGCCGGCACGCGCAGCAGCAGGGGCGCCTCCAGCCCGGTGACATCGAGGAGGCCCTCGGCGCCGCGTCAGCCGTGGGCGACGACCGCATCTCCGAGATGACGGGGAGCGCAATCCGGCCCGAGTCGTTCACGCACGGCAGTGCCGCCCAGCGCATGACCTGGTTTCGTCGCGGTTTCGACACCGGGACGGTGGACGCCTGCGACACGTTCAGCCGCTGA
- a CDS encoding GntR family transcriptional regulator: protein MILNGDLPAGSALTENAIVERIEIGKTPVREAMRRLVLEGLLAVTPRLGYTVTPITLSDAEDLFQLRCIVEVAAVELASPRLGEPELQRLEELSTIGYDPGDRESIMVFSAANAEFHEIIAVGSGNRRLAELALSLMQESRRFIQAVTLTDDHGRLVQQQHCEIVAALRDRDPEAAAAAVRQHLDDSRLLTVASLSQPVGSAV, encoded by the coding sequence ATGATCCTCAACGGCGACCTGCCGGCCGGATCTGCGCTCACCGAAAACGCCATCGTCGAGCGGATCGAGATCGGCAAGACGCCGGTCCGCGAGGCGATGCGACGGCTCGTCCTCGAGGGACTCCTCGCCGTGACACCCCGGCTGGGCTACACCGTGACGCCGATCACGCTGTCCGACGCCGAGGACCTCTTCCAGCTCCGGTGTATCGTTGAGGTCGCCGCAGTCGAGCTCGCCTCGCCACGGCTCGGCGAGCCCGAGCTCCAGCGGCTCGAGGAGCTCAGCACCATCGGCTACGACCCCGGCGACCGTGAGTCGATCATGGTCTTCTCCGCCGCCAACGCGGAGTTCCACGAGATCATCGCCGTCGGGAGCGGCAATCGCCGACTCGCCGAGCTCGCCCTGTCGCTGATGCAGGAGAGCCGCCGTTTCATCCAGGCCGTCACCCTGACCGACGACCATGGACGCCTCGTCCAGCAGCAACACTGCGAGATCGTGGCCGCGCTGCGTGACCGGGATCCCGAGGCCGCAGCGGCGGCCGTCCGTCAGCACCTCGACGACAGTCGACTGCTGACCGTCGCGAGCCTGTCGCAGCCGGTCGGCAGCGCCGTCTGA
- the hutU gene encoding urocanate hydratase has protein sequence MARHIRAARGGTRTARGWIQEAAKRMLMNNLDPEVAERPDDLVVYGGRGKAARDWQSFDTIVATLDRLRDDETLLVQSGKPVAVLETHPMSPRVLIANSNLVPKWATWEEFDRLDKLGLMMYGQMTAGSWIYIGTQGILQGTYETFAGAADRHFGGTLAGTITVTAGLGGMGGAQPLAVTLAGGVSICIEVDPTRIQRRLETRYLDVVATSLDDAIRTAETARQERRALSIGLLGNAATILPEMVARNFTPQLVTDQTSSHDPMVGYLPVTAADEDVDTLRRLQPDTYLARVRDAMVAHVHAIVTMQERGAIAFDYGNNLRAQAQLAGYANAFSYPGFVPAFIRESFCEGRGPFRWVALSGDPADIAATDAAMKELFPEDARLQQWLGWAGDRIAFQGLPARICWLGYRQRDKAGLLFNEMVRDGRVSAPIVIGRDHLDAGSVASPYRETEAMRDGSDAVSDWPLLNFATGIASGAAWMSFHHGGGVGMGYSQHSGLVAVADGSAEADERLRRCLTNDPAMGVIRHADAGYETALRVVRERGVDMPSLDRA, from the coding sequence ATGGCCAGACACATCAGGGCGGCACGGGGTGGTACGCGAACGGCACGGGGTTGGATCCAGGAAGCGGCCAAGCGCATGCTGATGAACAACCTCGACCCCGAGGTGGCCGAGCGCCCCGACGACCTCGTCGTGTACGGCGGACGGGGAAAGGCGGCGCGTGACTGGCAGAGCTTCGACACCATCGTCGCGACGCTCGATCGGCTCCGCGACGACGAGACGCTGCTGGTGCAATCCGGCAAGCCCGTGGCGGTGCTCGAGACACACCCCATGTCGCCGCGGGTGCTGATCGCCAATTCCAACCTCGTCCCGAAGTGGGCCACCTGGGAGGAGTTCGACCGGCTCGACAAGCTCGGCCTCATGATGTACGGCCAGATGACCGCCGGGAGCTGGATCTACATCGGCACGCAGGGGATCCTGCAGGGCACCTACGAGACGTTCGCCGGCGCCGCAGACCGCCACTTCGGCGGCACCCTCGCCGGCACCATCACCGTGACCGCCGGCCTTGGTGGCATGGGCGGCGCGCAGCCGCTCGCCGTCACGCTCGCCGGTGGTGTGAGCATCTGCATCGAGGTCGACCCCACGCGCATCCAACGTCGCCTCGAGACGCGGTATCTCGACGTCGTCGCCACCTCACTCGACGACGCGATCCGCACCGCCGAGACGGCGCGACAGGAACGACGCGCCCTCTCCATCGGCTTGCTCGGCAACGCCGCGACCATCCTCCCCGAGATGGTCGCGCGCAACTTCACGCCGCAGCTGGTCACCGACCAGACGTCGTCACACGACCCGATGGTCGGCTATCTCCCCGTGACCGCCGCCGACGAGGACGTGGACACGCTGCGCCGCCTGCAGCCCGACACCTACCTCGCCCGCGTGCGCGATGCCATGGTCGCCCATGTGCATGCGATCGTGACGATGCAGGAGCGTGGTGCCATCGCGTTCGACTACGGCAACAACCTGCGCGCACAGGCGCAGCTCGCGGGCTATGCCAACGCCTTCAGCTATCCGGGCTTCGTGCCCGCGTTCATCCGCGAGAGTTTCTGTGAAGGGCGGGGGCCGTTCCGCTGGGTCGCCCTGAGCGGCGATCCGGCGGACATCGCGGCCACCGACGCCGCCATGAAGGAGCTCTTCCCGGAGGATGCGCGCCTTCAGCAATGGCTGGGCTGGGCTGGTGATCGCATCGCCTTCCAGGGGCTGCCGGCGCGCATCTGCTGGCTCGGCTACCGCCAGCGCGACAAGGCCGGCCTGCTCTTCAACGAGATGGTGCGCGACGGGCGCGTCTCGGCACCGATCGTGATCGGCCGCGACCACCTCGACGCCGGCTCCGTGGCGAGCCCGTACCGCGAGACGGAGGCGATGCGCGACGGGAGCGATGCCGTCAGCGACTGGCCGCTGCTGAACTTCGCGACCGGCATCGCGAGCGGCGCCGCGTGGATGAGTTTCCATCATGGCGGCGGGGTCGGCATGGGCTACAGCCAGCACTCCGGCCTGGTCGCCGTCGCGGATGGCAGCGCCGAGGCCGATGAGCGACTGCGCCGCTGCCTCACGAACGATCCGGCGATGGGCGTGATCCGGCATGCCGACGCCGGCTACGAGACGGCGTTGCGCGTGGTGCGCGAGCGTGGAGTGGACATGCCGTCACTGGACCGCGCCTGA